One Fimbriiglobus ruber genomic window carries:
- a CDS encoding phospholipase D-like domain-containing protein yields the protein MTRRFLTLILLSSPALADPSITVAFSPHAGATEAVVQVISEAKQTVHIAAYGFTSRPIAQALIQAHQRGAEVEIVLDKSNATARYSESEKIVAAGIPVRTTTSTRSWVVTHCHLCHSSE from the coding sequence ATGACTCGACGCTTCCTCACCCTCATCCTCCTCTCTTCCCCGGCCCTGGCCGATCCATCGATCACCGTGGCGTTTTCGCCTCACGCGGGAGCTACCGAGGCCGTGGTCCAGGTCATTTCGGAAGCGAAACAAACAGTCCACATCGCAGCCTACGGATTCACATCCCGGCCCATCGCCCAGGCGCTGATCCAAGCCCACCAGCGGGGTGCCGAGGTCGAGATTGTGCTGGACAAGAGCAACGCCACCGCCAGGTACTCTGAATCAGAGAAAATCGTCGCGGCAGGCATTCCGGTCAGGACGACTACCAGCACGCGGTCATGGGTAGTGACCCATTGCCACTTATGTCATTCGTCAGAATGA